GCCGCATCTACTTTTGCTGACTCTTCTAAGGTTAAAAATTGTGTTGATGGTTGCTGTGATGGTACATCCATTTGAATAGCAAATTTAATAAAATAATGACTGATGAACAATTGGTAATAACTAATTGGTAAAACCTTTTACCGCTCAGTTACTAATCATGAATTAAACTAGATGTGGACAAGAATTTATTCGTGAGACTTTTGTTTTCTAGCTTGCATTAAATAGCCACAACGATGTTCGCCATTGATAATCCAGTGGGTGCGTTCTACAGTACAGTCTGGTAAGACTGCGGCAAACATTTCTAATTCATGACCGCAAATAGTAGGGAAAGACTCAGCAACGTTGGAAATAGCGCAGTTATGCTCTATGAAAATAAAGCGATCGCCAGCTGTACCACCTGAAGAGTCATCTAAATCTACAGCGTGGTACTCTGCCATGAAACCTTCAGCTTTTCTCAGTTCTACTAACTTTTCCACACGCTCGCGCAGCGAACCAAAACCCACGCGATCGCGGTACTCTTGTGCCTTGCGCTGCCATTGTTTTTGTAAAATCGATTTGAATTGGTCATGTCCTACCGTTTGTGCTAAAGTATCCAGCAAAGAAACGGCGAATTCACCGTAGCGATCGCTCGTTGACGGTTGCAGGCGATCGCGTCCTCGACGACTCAGTTGATAAACGTGCTGCGGACGCCCCATCCCCCCCTGCACTATTGACGAGTACAAGACTAGCTCCTCCGCCTCCAAATCCTTGAGATGACGGCGAATCGCTTGGGGACTGACATCTAAAACTTCAGCTAGCTCAAAAGCCGTTGCTTGTGAGTGTTTGAGCAGATACTCCAAAATATCTTGCTTGGTTGAGGACTGGTGGGTAGTCGCCATCTTAGTCCCAAAAATTTTTCAAAAAAATTGACTTTAACAACAATGTTGTTGTTAATCTAGCTTAAAATGAAGATACATTAAACAACATAGCTGTTGTTTTATTCTCCATCCTTATTCTAACAGCCGTGTAACCACTCGGTAACGTGATATGGGAATCAGCTAATCATAGCCCGTCTCCCATTCTTATAGAGATTGAACTGAACACGAGAGATTATTAACGATGAGTGCCACTGTCAAAACCTTAGTCAACCAACCCTACAAGTACGGCTTTGTCACCGATATTGAGGCCGACACTATTCCGCGTGGACTAGACGAGGACGTTGTTCGCTTAATCTCCGCCAAGAAGAACGAGCCGGAATTTATGCTGGAGTTTCGCCTCAAAGCTTATCGCCAGTGGCAAAAAATGACAGAACCGACTTGGCCCAATGTCAAGTACCCGCCAATAAATTATCAAGATATCATTTATTACTCAGCTCCGAAACGAAACAAAGAAAAACTCAACAGCTTGGAGGAAGTTGATCCCACCCTCCTAGAAACCTTCGAGAAGCTGGGTATTTCCCTGTCTGAACAGAAGCGATTGGCAAACGTCGCCGTTGATGCAATTTTTGATAGCGTTTCTGTCGCCACCACATTTAAAGAAAAGCTAGCCAAAGACGGCGTGATTTTCTGCTCGATTTCCGAAGCACTGCGGGAACACCCAGAATTAGTGCGGAAGTACATTGGTAGCGTTGTCCCCGTAGCAGACAACTACTTTGCTGCGCTTAACTCCGCTGTATTTAGCGATGGTTCCTTCGTCTACATTCCTAAAGGCGTGAAATGCCCGATGGAACTGTCTACTTATTTCCGCATCAACTCCGGCGATACAGGACAATTCGAGCGGACTTTGATTGTCGCTGAAGAAGGTAGTTATGTTTCCTACCTCGAAGGTTGCACCGCCCCAATGTATGACAGCAACCAACTGCACGCCGCTGTTGTGGAACTCGTCGCCCTCGACAACGCGGAAATTAAATACTCTACCGTGCAGAACTGGTACGGCGGAGATGCCAACGGTAAAGGCGGTATTTACAACTTCGTTACCAAGCGCGGTTTGTGCCAAGGTGTCAATTCTAAGATTTCCTGGACTCAAGTTGAAACTGGTTCCGCAATTACTTGGAAGTATCCTAGCTGCGTATTGGTAGGTGATAACTCTGTAGGTGAATTCTACTCGGTAGCGCTGACAAATAACATGCAGCAAGCCGATACCGGCACCAAAATGATTCACGTCGGTAAGAACACTCGCAGCACAATTATTTCTAAAGGAATCTCTGCTGGTAACTCTAGCAACAGCTACCGGGGTTTGGTGAAAGTCAACCCGAAAGCCCAAGGAGCGAGAAACTATTCTCAATGCGATTCCATGCTGATTGGGGATAATGCCCACGCCAATACTTTTCCTTACATTCAGGTGCAGAATAATACTGCCAAGGTGGAACATGAAGCGTCCACTTCCAAGATTGGGGAAGATCAACTGTTCTACTTTGCTCAACGGGGAATTTCGGCAGAAGATGCAATCTCCATGATGATTAGTGGCTTCTGCAAAGATGTGTTTAATCAGCTGCCGATGGAATTCGCGGTGGAAGCTGATAAGCTGTTGAGTCTGAAGTTGGAAGGCAGCGTTGGTTAATGTTGAAGATTTACCTTTGTGTCTTAGTGTCTTGGTGGTGAACCACAAAGACACGAAGGCACTAAGAAAGAAGAGAAGAGAGAGAGAACATGATTATTGAAAATAGCGAAGTTGTGCTGTCAGTGAGAGATTTGACAGCTAATGTTGATGGCACGCCGATTCTCAAGGGGCTGAATCTTGAGGTACGCTTGGGTGAAATTCATGCAATTATGGGGCCAAATGGTTCCGGTAAGAGTACTTTCTCTAAGGTGTTGGCTGGACATCCAGCGTATGAGGTGACTGGCGGTGAGGTAATTTTCCAAGGGCAAAATCTGCTGGAATTAGACCCGGAAGAACGGGCAATAAGTGGTATATTTTTAGCGTTTCAATATCCTTTGGAAATTCCTGGTGTCAGCAATTTAGATTTTTTGCGAGTGGCTTATAATTCTCGTCGCAAGGCGCAGGGTTTAGAAGAATTAGATACCTTTGATTTTGATGATTTGATTGAGGAAAAGTTGGAAGTGGTGAAGATGAATCCTGCTTTCCTCAGTCGCAGTTTGAATGAAGGGTTTTCTGGTGGCGAGAAGAAGCGCAATGAGATTTTGCAAATGGCGCTACTAGAACCAAAGTTGGCAATTCTGGATGAAACAGATTCAGGTTTAGATATTGATGCGCTGAAGATTGTGGCAAATGGGGTAAATCAATTAGCAAATGCAGAAAATGCCACGATTATGATTACCCACTACCAGCGGTTACTCAACTATATTGTGCCTGACTTTGTGCATGTAATGGCAAACGGGCGAATTCTCACTAGCGGCGGTAAGGAACTGGCGCTAGAGTTGGAGTCTCGTGGTTATGACTGGGTGCTGGAAGCTGCTGAGGTGGGTGTGTAATGACAATTCAAGTTTCTCCTAGTTCAATTCCCAACTCGGATACAGTTTTGTTAGATAGAGATGCTTATTTGGCTGGGTTGTTAAATCAGGTAACTAGTCATCAAACAGAGGGGTGGTTGCAGGAATTACGCCAACGCGCTGCAAATTGGGTACGTCACTCAACTATTCCGACTACCCGCGAGGAAGAATGGCGATTTACTGATTTGTCAGCTTTGCGGCAAGTACAATTTAAATTTCAGCCAAACCAAATATCTGATGCAAGTGGCACACCTTTATCGCTGCCAGAAGCACTAAAAAGTCGTTTAGTGTTTGTTAATGGCAAATTTGCACCTGCTTTATCTGCAATTGCTAATTTACCACCTGGTGTTAAAGTGAGTAATTTAGCTAACTTGTCAGCGGATGAGCGTGAGCATGTAAAACAGTATTTGGCTCAGGCTGAGGGAGCGCAAGAAGTATTTACTGCGCTTAATACTGCTGGTATAAACGATGTAGCAGTAGTGTGGGTTTCCAAAAATGTGGAAGTGGAAACACCAATTCATCTACAGTTTATAACTGTGGCTGAACCTTCAATTTTTTCTCTACCGCGTTGTTTGGTAGTAGCTGAGGCTGGAAGTAGTTTAATTTTAGTTGAAGAGTACACAACTTTTTCAGGCCATGTAGGGGATTTTACAGAAAACAGCACACCAGAATTTGTTGGCTTTACTAACGCAGTAACGGAAATTTGGCTGGGAGAAAATGCTCAGGTAAATCACACTCGCATTCAACGCGAACATCTGGCTGATTTTCATATAGGTAAGACTGCTGTAAGCCAAGCTCGTGATAGTCGATATAGTTGTAATGCCATTACCCTAGGCGGGAAGCTGTCACGACATAATTTAGAGATTTTGCAAACTGGTGAGCAAACAGAAACTATCCTCAATGGTTTGACGATGATTTCTGGTAAACAGGTAGCGGATACTCACAGCGCCCTGGCTTTGAATTATCCTTATGGTACAAGTAAGCAATTGCATAAGTGTATCGTAGGCGATCGCGCTCATGCTGTGTTCAATGGCAAAGTTTTTGTGCCCAAACCCGCGCAGTTGACGGATGCGGCGCAGTTGAATCGCAATTTGCTGCTATCATCGAAAGCCAGAGTAGATACTAAACCCCAATTGGAAATTACTGCTGATAATGTGAAATGCGCTCACGGTGCTACTGTCAGCCAATTGGAAGATGATGAAATATTCTATCTGCAAAGCCGGGGAATTAATCAAAACGATGCTCGGAAATTATTAATTAACGCTTTCGCCGCCGAAATCATCACCAAAATACCAATACCCTCCTTGCAAGAAAACCTGTTAAATACAGTCACAAATCTGAAGTCCCTAACAACTGACAACTGACAACTGACAACTGACTAACTACCAATGACTTTCACCTCTACCAAAACCCTTGCTGATCAAGTTCGCGCTGACTTCCCAATCTTACATCAGGAAGTCAACGGCAAAACTTTAGTTTATCTGGATAATGCTGCTACCTCACAAAAACCTTTGTTCGTATTAAATACCTTGCGGGATTACTACGAGCAATATAACGCCAATGTCCATCGCGGCGCTCATACTCTCAGTGCTAAAGCTACCGATGCTTATGAAGCAGCGCGAGACAAAGTTGCCAAATTCATCAATGCAGCATCGCGCCAAGAAATTGTTTACACCCGCAACGCGAGTGAAGCAATTAACTTAGTTGCCTATAGCTGGGGAATGAATAATTTACAGCCGGGAGATGAAATTATTCTGTCGGTGATGGAACATCACAGTAATATAGTTCCCTGGCAGTTTGTAGCCCAAAAAACGGGTGCAATTCTGAAATTTGTAGAACTGACACCTGAAGAAACTTTTGATTTAGAACAGTTTAAACAACTGATTTCCGAGAAAACAAAATTGGTATCAGTAGTGCATATTTCTAATGCCTTGGGTTGTATTAACCCAGTGCAAGAAATTGCTAGTATTGCTCACAGATACGGTGCGAAATTCTTAGTTGATGCTTGTCAAAGTGTTCCCCATTTTCCGGTTGATGTGCAACAAATAGATTGTGATTGGTTGGTTGCTTCCGGTCACAAAATGTGCGCCCCAACAGGGATAGGATTTTTGTATGGAAAGTTAGATTTACTAGAATCAATGCCGCCATTTTTCGGTGGTGGTGAAATGATTGCTGAGGTGTATTTAGACCATTCTACCTATGCAGAATTACCCCATAAATTTGAAGCCGGTACACCTGCAATTGGGGAAGCGATCGCTCTTGGTGCAGCGGTAGATTATCTTAGTAGTATTGGCATGGATAAAATCCACGCCTACGAAGCAGAATTAACCGCTTATTTGTTCCAACAACTAGAGCAAATTCCCCAAATTCGCATTTACGGCCCCAAGCCAAATGCTCAAGGAGAAGGTAGAGCCGCTTTAGCTACATTCACAGCCGCAGGAGTCCACGCTAACGACTTATCTACATTATTAGATCAAGAAGGCGTTGCCATTCGTTCTGGGCACCACTGCACTCAACCATTACACCGCTATTTGGGTCTTGCTGCAACTGCACGGGCTAGTTTATCTTTCTACAATACCCGTGAAGAAATTGATGCTTTTATCAAAGCACTGAAGGAAACCCTTGACTTTTTTGCTGGTATCTTTGGTTAAAAGTAGACAAGATTCGATACTAATTGTGCCAATTGTCAGTAACAATTACTGCTGATAATTGGCACAATTTATTTATGTCGATTATTTACAGGAGGCACTCAAGTGTCTTACAGTGACTTCAGTTTAGACAAAGTGAGAAAAACTTTTAGTCTAAGTATTGTTGATAAAATTGATATATTTGCATCCATAACTGAAGTAGAATGTCCTAATTACCTAGCAGAAACATTAAAGGAAAATGTACCTTTAGCACTTGCTAGTAATACTGAAAAATCACGTTCTGAAATGATTATTGCACCAATTTTAATCGCTGTTAGAAAATATTTGAATAATCAAGTAAGTCTATTTTCTGGTATTGACTTTACTGTTGAAC
Above is a window of Nostoc sp. UHCC 0702 DNA encoding:
- the sufB gene encoding Fe-S cluster assembly protein SufB — protein: MSATVKTLVNQPYKYGFVTDIEADTIPRGLDEDVVRLISAKKNEPEFMLEFRLKAYRQWQKMTEPTWPNVKYPPINYQDIIYYSAPKRNKEKLNSLEEVDPTLLETFEKLGISLSEQKRLANVAVDAIFDSVSVATTFKEKLAKDGVIFCSISEALREHPELVRKYIGSVVPVADNYFAALNSAVFSDGSFVYIPKGVKCPMELSTYFRINSGDTGQFERTLIVAEEGSYVSYLEGCTAPMYDSNQLHAAVVELVALDNAEIKYSTVQNWYGGDANGKGGIYNFVTKRGLCQGVNSKISWTQVETGSAITWKYPSCVLVGDNSVGEFYSVALTNNMQQADTGTKMIHVGKNTRSTIISKGISAGNSSNSYRGLVKVNPKAQGARNYSQCDSMLIGDNAHANTFPYIQVQNNTAKVEHEASTSKIGEDQLFYFAQRGISAEDAISMMISGFCKDVFNQLPMEFAVEADKLLSLKLEGSVG
- a CDS encoding cysteine desulfurase, translated to MTFTSTKTLADQVRADFPILHQEVNGKTLVYLDNAATSQKPLFVLNTLRDYYEQYNANVHRGAHTLSAKATDAYEAARDKVAKFINAASRQEIVYTRNASEAINLVAYSWGMNNLQPGDEIILSVMEHHSNIVPWQFVAQKTGAILKFVELTPEETFDLEQFKQLISEKTKLVSVVHISNALGCINPVQEIASIAHRYGAKFLVDACQSVPHFPVDVQQIDCDWLVASGHKMCAPTGIGFLYGKLDLLESMPPFFGGGEMIAEVYLDHSTYAELPHKFEAGTPAIGEAIALGAAVDYLSSIGMDKIHAYEAELTAYLFQQLEQIPQIRIYGPKPNAQGEGRAALATFTAAGVHANDLSTLLDQEGVAIRSGHHCTQPLHRYLGLAATARASLSFYNTREEIDAFIKALKETLDFFAGIFG
- the sufR gene encoding iron-sulfur cluster biosynthesis transcriptional regulator SufR; the protein is MATTHQSSTKQDILEYLLKHSQATAFELAEVLDVSPQAIRRHLKDLEAEELVLYSSIVQGGMGRPQHVYQLSRRGRDRLQPSTSDRYGEFAVSLLDTLAQTVGHDQFKSILQKQWQRKAQEYRDRVGFGSLRERVEKLVELRKAEGFMAEYHAVDLDDSSGGTAGDRFIFIEHNCAISNVAESFPTICGHELEMFAAVLPDCTVERTHWIINGEHRCGYLMQARKQKSHE
- the sufC gene encoding Fe-S cluster assembly ATPase SufC, with the translated sequence MIIENSEVVLSVRDLTANVDGTPILKGLNLEVRLGEIHAIMGPNGSGKSTFSKVLAGHPAYEVTGGEVIFQGQNLLELDPEERAISGIFLAFQYPLEIPGVSNLDFLRVAYNSRRKAQGLEELDTFDFDDLIEEKLEVVKMNPAFLSRSLNEGFSGGEKKRNEILQMALLEPKLAILDETDSGLDIDALKIVANGVNQLANAENATIMITHYQRLLNYIVPDFVHVMANGRILTSGGKELALELESRGYDWVLEAAEVGV
- the sufD gene encoding Fe-S cluster assembly protein SufD — encoded protein: MTIQVSPSSIPNSDTVLLDRDAYLAGLLNQVTSHQTEGWLQELRQRAANWVRHSTIPTTREEEWRFTDLSALRQVQFKFQPNQISDASGTPLSLPEALKSRLVFVNGKFAPALSAIANLPPGVKVSNLANLSADEREHVKQYLAQAEGAQEVFTALNTAGINDVAVVWVSKNVEVETPIHLQFITVAEPSIFSLPRCLVVAEAGSSLILVEEYTTFSGHVGDFTENSTPEFVGFTNAVTEIWLGENAQVNHTRIQREHLADFHIGKTAVSQARDSRYSCNAITLGGKLSRHNLEILQTGEQTETILNGLTMISGKQVADTHSALALNYPYGTSKQLHKCIVGDRAHAVFNGKVFVPKPAQLTDAAQLNRNLLLSSKARVDTKPQLEITADNVKCAHGATVSQLEDDEIFYLQSRGINQNDARKLLINAFAAEIITKIPIPSLQENLLNTVTNLKSLTTDN